One window of the Candidatus Chryseobacterium colombiense genome contains the following:
- a CDS encoding DUF4280 domain-containing protein, with the protein MSGSSPHDGKHFVVQKGKAQCNQGNQFPQYKVTSHQKHYWNSEEGEADYLAVTEDDVQFTPPGPSFGQCKLKPTSGGYLPCAFAPAGKWQKTYEQVKIMGKSCVTELSELMCTTGGKITIKEHGQTAAMNNQNVQNADPQEQHNINPFMDFKEFQKENSDNEADAI; encoded by the coding sequence ATGTCCGGTTCATCTCCACACGACGGAAAGCATTTCGTTGTACAAAAAGGGAAAGCCCAATGTAATCAGGGCAATCAATTTCCGCAGTATAAAGTAACTTCTCACCAAAAACATTATTGGAACAGTGAGGAAGGAGAAGCTGATTATTTAGCCGTTACAGAAGACGATGTGCAATTTACTCCTCCAGGCCCAAGTTTTGGACAATGTAAACTCAAGCCTACATCTGGAGGATATCTTCCTTGTGCATTTGCACCCGCCGGAAAATGGCAGAAAACTTATGAACAGGTAAAAATCATGGGCAAATCCTGTGTCACAGAACTTTCCGAACTTATGTGTACAACAGGCGGAAAAATTACAATAAAAGAACACGGGCAAACTGCTGCTATGAATAATCAAAATGTTCAGAATGCAGATCCTCAGGAACAACATAACATTAATCCTTTTATGGACTTTAAAGAATTCCAAAAGGAAAATAGTGACAATGAAGCCGATGCCATCTAA
- a CDS encoding NADH-quinone oxidoreductase subunit N, producing MSVLIIVFLTAVVALFSGVFEQGKFARYIGILGLIIALWVSFMPECAFFGQYKHMYDYTANTALFTKISIVTTLLLFFLGGFAFSNHRSHQSELYALMLFALCGGIILFGYQNLVTLFLGVEILSIPLYVMAGANKTDLRSNEASIKYFLMGAFATGFLLFGIAFIYGSTGSFDLYKIQSFGVSNPHDAMFILGVLLILCALAFKVALAPFHMWSPDVYYGAPSLITAFMASVVKISGFFALFRLMTIGFGGVTAEWINVFGVFLIITLLLANVMGLAQTNAKRMLAYSSVSHAGYIGLVFFGMTSLSTYNLAFYLFAYALSTVGVFMCLIYVEKLKRETSFGAFRGLAKTEPLLATTAAISMLSMAGIPLTAGFMGKFALFSQAMNSNHGVFLVLVAVLGSAVSIAYYLRLIISMFFFKESSFKSSEKVTLTYNIVGVFVIASIIILGVFPDLFARLTGF from the coding sequence ATGAGTGTTTTAATTATTGTTTTCCTAACGGCAGTTGTTGCGTTATTTTCAGGAGTTTTTGAACAAGGGAAATTCGCAAGATACATTGGGATTTTGGGATTAATCATCGCATTATGGGTAAGTTTCATGCCTGAATGTGCTTTCTTCGGACAGTACAAACACATGTATGACTACACCGCTAATACTGCGTTATTCACAAAAATATCAATCGTAACGACATTATTATTATTCTTTTTGGGAGGTTTTGCATTCAGCAACCACAGAAGCCACCAGTCAGAATTATATGCATTGATGCTTTTTGCTCTTTGCGGAGGAATTATCCTTTTTGGATACCAGAATTTAGTAACGCTATTCTTAGGAGTTGAAATTCTTTCTATTCCTTTATATGTAATGGCGGGAGCTAACAAGACAGATCTAAGATCAAACGAAGCTTCAATCAAGTATTTCCTGATGGGTGCATTTGCAACAGGTTTCCTGTTGTTTGGTATTGCATTTATCTACGGAAGTACAGGAAGTTTTGATTTATATAAAATCCAGAGTTTCGGAGTTTCAAATCCTCATGATGCTATGTTCATCTTGGGAGTATTATTGATTCTTTGTGCATTGGCATTCAAAGTAGCATTGGCTCCTTTCCATATGTGGAGTCCCGATGTTTATTATGGAGCGCCTTCATTGATCACTGCTTTCATGGCAAGTGTTGTGAAAATCTCAGGATTCTTTGCCCTGTTCAGATTAATGACGATCGGATTTGGCGGTGTTACAGCAGAATGGATCAATGTTTTCGGAGTATTCTTAATTATTACATTGCTTTTAGCAAACGTTATGGGTCTTGCTCAGACAAACGCGAAAAGAATGTTGGCCTACTCTTCAGTTTCTCACGCAGGATATATCGGATTGGTATTCTTCGGAATGACAAGTCTTTCTACTTACAATTTAGCGTTCTATTTGTTTGCTTACGCTTTATCTACAGTGGGAGTATTCATGTGTTTGATCTATGTTGAAAAACTGAAAAGAGAAACCTCTTTCGGAGCTTTCAGAGGATTAGCAAAAACAGAACCTTTACTAGCTACAACAGCGGCAATTTCTATGCTTTCCATGGCAGGTATTCCGTTAACGGCCGGTTTCATGGGAAAATTTGCTTTATTCTCTCAGGCAATGAATTCTAATCATGGAGTTTTCCTGGTATTGGTAGCGGTTTTAGGATCTGCAGTTTCTATTGCGTACTATTTGAGGCTGATCATTTCCATGTTCTTCTTCAAAGAAAGCTCATTCAAATCTTCAGAGAAAGTAACTCTTACTTACAATATCGTGGGAGTATTTGTTATCGCTTCAATCATTATCTTAGGAGTTTTCCCTGATTTATTTGCAAGATTAACCGGGTTCTAA
- a CDS encoding NADH-quinone oxidoreductase subunit M produces the protein MSGLLLTLLLLPLVGSGLVFAWKNKSSKYLALGIALVQMLITFYIAADFDFNPTVDSVLQHEINYPWSQFIKSTLHFGIDGMSLLLLLLTNILTPIIILSSFNENVSYRNTFYGLILLMQFGLVGVFTSLDGLLFYIFWEVTLIPIWFIAGLWGQENKRFEFTTKFFVYTFVGSLFMLAGLIYVYNNSASFALTDLYNAQLNETQQTVVFWFIFFAFAVKLPVFPFHTWQPDTYTYSPTQGSMLLSGIMLKMAVYGVIRYLLPITPLPIAGISGQIVIILAIVGIVHGALIAIIQTDMKRIIAYSSFSHVGLMVAGIFASAVISLRGTFNIEGAEGALVQTFAHGINVVGLFYCCDILYKRFKSRDIRQMGGLAKVAPKFAVLFLIIILGSMGVPLTNGFIGEFILLKSVYDFNGLAAVIAGLTVILAAVYLLRFYGKAMFGQGDDAVLSTVKDLSAVEFSVLASLAVFVIVFGIFPQPIIEMVNSSLKFIYQSMVS, from the coding sequence ATGTCTGGTTTATTATTAACATTATTACTATTACCTCTAGTAGGTTCGGGATTAGTTTTTGCATGGAAAAATAAATCCAGCAAATATTTGGCACTGGGAATTGCATTGGTTCAAATGCTTATAACGTTCTATATTGCAGCGGATTTTGATTTTAATCCAACGGTAGACAGCGTATTGCAGCATGAGATCAATTACCCTTGGTCACAATTCATTAAAAGTACTCTTCACTTCGGAATCGATGGAATGAGCTTACTTCTTTTGTTGTTGACAAATATTTTAACGCCGATCATTATTTTATCTTCTTTTAATGAAAATGTAAGCTACAGAAATACATTCTACGGTTTGATCCTGCTGATGCAGTTCGGGCTTGTAGGAGTTTTCACATCGCTTGACGGACTATTGTTCTACATCTTCTGGGAAGTTACTTTGATTCCGATCTGGTTTATTGCCGGACTTTGGGGTCAGGAAAATAAAAGATTTGAATTCACTACGAAATTCTTCGTCTATACATTCGTTGGGTCATTATTCATGTTAGCCGGGTTGATTTATGTGTATAACAACTCTGCATCTTTTGCACTGACAGATCTTTATAATGCTCAACTGAACGAAACACAACAGACTGTGGTATTCTGGTTTATCTTCTTTGCTTTTGCAGTGAAATTACCGGTATTCCCTTTCCATACTTGGCAACCGGATACATATACGTATTCACCAACTCAGGGTTCGATGCTTTTATCTGGTATTATGCTTAAAATGGCAGTGTATGGAGTTATCCGTTATTTATTACCGATCACTCCCCTTCCGATCGCAGGAATTTCAGGACAGATTGTAATTATTCTGGCAATTGTAGGAATTGTACACGGAGCTTTGATTGCAATCATCCAGACCGATATGAAGAGAATCATTGCGTATTCTTCTTTCTCTCACGTTGGACTAATGGTGGCAGGTATTTTCGCTTCAGCTGTAATTTCTTTAAGAGGAACTTTCAACATCGAGGGTGCTGAAGGTGCTTTAGTACAGACTTTCGCTCACGGTATCAACGTAGTGGGTCTATTCTACTGTTGTGATATTTTATATAAGAGATTTAAATCAAGAGACATCAGACAAATGGGAGGTTTGGCGAAAGTTGCTCCTAAGTTTGCCGTATTGTTCTTGATCATTATATTAGGATCAATGGGAGTTCCATTGACTAATGGATTCATTGGAGAATTTATCTTATTGAAATCTGTTTATGATTTTAATGGATTAGCAGCGGTAATCGCTGGTCTTACAGTAATCCTTGCTGCCGTATATTTATTGAGATTCTACGGAAAAGCAATGTTCGGGCAAGGTGATGATGCTGTGCTAAGTACAGTGAAAGATCTTTCTGCAGTAGAATTCTCTGTATTGGCAAGTTTAGCGGTTTTTGTGATTGTATTTGGTATTTTCCCACAACCGATAATCGAAATGGTGAATAGTTCGTTGAAGTTTATCTACCAATCAATGGTAAGCTAA